One region of Sebastes fasciatus isolate fSebFas1 chromosome 1, fSebFas1.pri, whole genome shotgun sequence genomic DNA includes:
- the LOC141768603 gene encoding DDB1- and CUL4-associated factor 1-like isoform X3 — protein MSSQEEEPPSDISAVLSSALALSSALASAVSAAMAVAMPVDAKADLAALLDEWEVAQQGTTEQLVSILTKISELIERETEEYHKADPDPFDDRHPGRADPDCMLGQLLKMLFMNDDFTNALMDTYIMTSRELSLNTAACRLLQNIMPGLETAVVFQEKEGLVEKLFTWAREAERPLCVYATGLLARAMSNQEVAVSYREENAQLVPIMILRLRELQTEEAKSHISPAKMPQNLPQDSQVEATQTSSISTDQQDKTEGEDVGEDGERKERDGEGSRSASKANSKSLPRLCSAQKNGGPSPTRLLPDFVYQARSAPSPAPRETEDRQDGRGGGGLGKRRAVMENGRKAKQKLNFTSSSYRNEEEAERNDSSEQPASSASWSEMSSMVIGSEYCLSPLSPAMEQRLILQYLTPLGDYQELLAVFMQLDTRSLLMNYIDLRQTKNVQLTFDALLYLASLLLHKKFAAEFITHGGVQKLLEIPRPSMAATGVSLCLYYLAYNQDAMERVCTLPDGVLSDMVSYALWLLESSHASGVCHATMFFSISFSFRAVLQLFDHQDGLRRLVNLVSTLQILNTGNEVSIMSDDQVFANRQTAKHTCMALRRYFEAHLAVKAEQVKQSLHTSDEGTIVPQQPFYKAYTYTREQTIEMMEFLIECGPPQLYWEPVEVFYKLSCVPLMLQLISAACDWRTYYGRSDTVRYALDILAILMVVPKVQLVLADTVEVHDETRSAVSTVGMSIILGVVEGEVFVNDAEIQKSSLQVIINCVCAPDQSLNTVGAFAVAPLRPTLHPQQPPAPHNRVLAHMWQMVQNNNGIKVLLSLLTVKMPITDADLIRALACKALVGLSRSSAIRQIISKLPLFTSSHIQQLMKEPVLQDKRSEHVRFCRYAAELTERVSGKPLLMGTDVSLARLQRANVVAQSRITFSERELFMLIRNHLVAKGLHDTANTLIKEANLSLGSLCPNSSCCVTPPPCSSSPMIPRTCRLAGGIAARISGHVGTSPLSSVAVASSSSSSTTPSSSRSLVIPHPLCSASSNCTQPPPPPTPHPASHGQSTHLVGRILFTRERPVAHCNSGKKLRSLKQKSDHGAFIQTPAMKKQLERHLPSPPTLDSIITEYLREQHARCPNPVTTCPPFSLFTPHRCPEPKQRRQASPNFTARLGSRVLYPKYGGVDRGCLDRHLIFSRFRPMSVFHEGDGDESGFTCCAFSARERFLMLGTCSGHLKFYNVFSGEEEANYTCHSSAITNLEPSRDGKLLLTSASWSVPLSALWSMDGVFSLKNSFVNDHYVEFSKHSQDRVIGTEDQVAHIYDIQTGQKTLTLNDPALANNYKRNCSTFNPTDDLVLNDGVLWDVRASQAIHKFDKFNMNISGVFHPNGLEVIINTEKSGGFEESRDNGFRSLSEKGCLICQSTVVVRLDSRFQWDLRTFHLLHTVPALDQCRLVFNSNATIMYGAMLQADDEDDAMDQQMKSPFGSSFRTFDATDYKPITTVDVKRNIFDLCTDTKDCYLAVIENQDTVSLDTVCRLYEVGRQKLAEEGDDDDQDEDQDDDDSSDSDDDDDDDDDDMDTDPLLEELANNDDPENESGQNTPTEEEIADLLGSNSDDANSEDDSADTDHSYRSDGGTDSSGNPHMYSEPSDDEIEILRALSERWFS, from the exons gaagGTCTGGTTGAGAAGTTGTTCACCTGGGCTCGTGAAGCAGAGCGGCCGCTGTGCGTCTACGCTACGGGCCTGCTGGCAAGAGCCATGAGCAACCAGGAAGTGGCGGTCAGCTACAGAGAGGAGAACGCTCAGCTG GTGCCAATCATgattctgcgcctgcgtgagctGCAAACTGAAGAGGCCAAGAGTCATATCAGTCCTGCCAAGATGCCCCAGAATCTACCTCAGGACTCTCAGGTTGAAGCCACCCAAACCTCAAGCATCTCAACAGACCAGCAGGACAAGACTGAGGGGGAAGACGtgggagaggatggagagagaaaagagagagacggagagggcaGCAGGTCAGCGTCGAAGGCTAATTCCAAATCTTTGCCACGGCTCTGTTCGGCACAGAAAAACGGTGGACCCAGCCCCACGCGGCTGCTTCCAGACTTTGTTTACCAAGCGAGGTCGGCCCCAAGCCCTGCTCCCAGGGAGACGGAGGACAGACAGGacggaagaggaggaggaggactagGGAAGAGACGGGCAGTAATGGAGAACGGGAGGAAGGCCAAGCAGAAACTCaatttcacctcctcctcctacaggaacgaggaggaggcggagagaAACGATTCCAGCGAGCAGCCGGCCAGCAGCGCCTCCTGGTCCGAGATGAGCTCCATGGTGATCGGCTCCGAGTACTGCCTTTCACCGCTGAGCCCGGCCATGGAGCAGAGGCTCATCCTGCAGTATCTGACGCCGCTCGGAGATTACCAGGAG TTGCTCGCCGTCTTCATGCAGCTGGACACCCGGTCGTTGCTGATGAACTACATAGACCTCAGGCAGACCAAAAATGTCCAGCTCACCTTTGATGCCCTCCTG TATCTGGCCTCGCTGCTCCTCCACAAGAAGTTTGCAGCAGAGTTCATCACCCACGGAGGAGTGCAGAAACTCCTGGAGATCCCGCGGCCTTCTATGGCAGCGACTGGAGTTTCTCTCTGCTTGTACTACCTGGCATACAATCAAGATGCTATGGAGAGG gtgtgcACGCTCCCAGACGGCGTGCTGTCAGACATGGTGTCCTACGCTCTTTGGCTGCTGGAGTCGTCCCACGCTTCAGGCGTCTGCCACGCCACCATGTtcttctccatctctttctccttcAGAGCGGTGCTGCAGCTATTCGACCATCAGGACGGCCTGCGCAGGCTTGTCAACTTG GTCAGTACTTTGCAGATCCTTAACACAGGGAACGAGGTGTCCATAATGAGTGATGACCAGGTGTTCGCCAACCGACAGACAGCCAAACATACCTGCATGGCCCTGCGCAG GTACTTTGAGGCTCACCTGGCAGTGAAGGCTGAACAGGTCAAACAGTCTCTGCACACATCAGACGAAGGTACCATTGTTCCCCAGCAGCCATTTTATAAG GCATATACGTACACCAGAGAGCAGACTATTGAGATGATGGAGTTTCTCATCGAGTGTGGACCTCCTCAGCTCTACTGGGAACCGGTAGAGGTTTTCTACAAACTGTCCTGCGTTCCTTTAATGCTGCAGCTCATATCTGCAGCCTGTGACTGGAGGACTTACTATGGCAG aagtgacacagtgCGTTATGCCTTGGACATCCTGGCCATCCTGATGGTGGTTCCCAAGGTCCAGTTGGTGCTGGCGGACACGGTAGAAGTTCACGACGAAACCAGGTCGGCTGTCTCCACTGTGG GTATGAGCATCATCCTGGGTGTCGTCGAGGGCGAGGTGTTTGTCAATGATGCTGAGATCCAGAAGTCTTCACTTCAA GTGATAATAAACTGTGTGTGCGCTCCAGACCAGAGCCTGAACACTGTGGGTGCTTTTGCTGTCGCCCCCCTCAGGCCGACCCTCCACCCCCAGCAGCCGCCCGCTCCCCACAATAGAGTGCTGGCCCACATGTGGCAAATGGTGCAGAACAACAATGGTATAAAG GTGCTTCTGTCTCTGTTGACGGTGAAGATGCCCATCACAGATGCAGACCTGATCCGTGCTCTGGCCTGCAAGGCTCTGGTTGGACTCTCCCGCAGCTCAGCGATCAGACAGATCATCAGCAAACTGCCGCTTTTCACCAGCAGCCACATCCAACAG CTGATGAAGGAACCAGTGCTGCAGGACAAACGAAGCGAGCACGTCCGTTTCTGCCGATATGCCGCCGAGCTGACCGAGCGAGTGTCGGGCAAGCCTCTCCTCATGGGCACCGACGTCTCATTGGCTCGTCTGCAGAGGGCTAACGTGGTCGCCCAGTCACGGATCACCTTCTCTGAGAGGGAACTCTTCATGCTGATCAGAAACCACCTCGTGGCTAAAGGGCTCCACGACACGGCCAACACGCTCATTAAAGAGGCAAATCTGTCCTTAGGATCCCTCTGTCCGAACTCTTCATGCTGTGTCACACCTCCCCCCTGCTCCTCTTCCCCAATGATTCCCAGGACTTGCCGGTTAGCTGGCGGGATCGCAGCTCGCATTTCCGGCCATGTTGGAACTTCTCCTTTGTCCTCAGTTGCTgtagcctcctcctcctcctcctccactactccctcttcctctcgtTCCCTCGTCATTCCTCACCCCTTATGCTCCGCTTCGTCTAACTGCactcagcctcctcctcctcctactcctcatCCCGCATCTCACGGGCAGAGCACACATCTGGTTGGCCGGATTTTGTTCACACGGGAACGCCCGGTGGCCCATTGCAACTCAGGAAAAAAACTTCGCTCACTGAAACAGAAGTCTGACCACGGTGCTTTCATACAG ACTCCAGCCATGAAGAAGCAGCTGGAGCGCCACCTTCCTTCCCCCCCAACCCTCGACAGCATCATCACCGAGTACCTGAGGGAACAACACGCCCGCTGCCCCAACCCTGTCACCACCTGCCCCCCCTTTTCCCTTTTCACCCCCCACCGCTGCCCCGAGCCCAAGCAGAGGCGACAGGCATCGCCCAACTTCACCGCTCGCCTGGGGAGCAGGGTGCTGTACCCGAAATATGGAGGTGTGGACAGAGGGTGTCTGGATAGACATCTGATATTCAGCAG GTTTCGTCCGATGTCAGTCTTCCACGAGGGCGACGGAGACGAGAGCGGTTTCACCTGTTGTGCCTTTTCAGCCCGCGAGCGTTTCCTGATGCTGGGAACCTGTTCTGGTCACCTCAAGTTCTACAATGTCTTCTCTGGGGAAGAGGAGGCCAACTACACCTGCCACTCATCGGCCATCACAAACCTTGAACCTTCCAGG GATGGGAAATTGCTACTCACCTCTGCTTCTTGGAGTGTCCCCTTATCTGCTCTCTGGAGTATGGATGGTGTCTTCAGCTTGAA GAACTCATTTGTAAACGACCACTACGTCGAGTTCAGTAAACACTCTCAGGACAGAGTCATCGGCACCGAGGACCAAGTCGCACAC ATTTACGACATCCAGACGGGTCAGAAGACTCTGACCTTGAACGACCCCGCCCTGGCCAATAACTACAAGAGGAACTGCTCCACCTTCAACCCCACCGACGACCTGGTGCTAAATGACGGAGTGCTGTGGGACGTGAGGGCGTCACAGGCCATCCATAAGTTTGACAAGTTCAACATGAACATCAGCGGCGTCTTCCATCCGAACGGCCTGGAGGTCATCATCAACACCGAG aagtctggtggctttgaggagagcagagATAACGGCTTCAGATCCCTGTCagaaaagggctgtctgatctgtcaatctactgtag TTGTCCGCCTTGACAGCAGGTTTCAGTGGGACCTGAGGACCTTCCACCTCCTGCACACTGTCCCTGCCCTGGACCAGTGCAGACTGGTCTTCAACAGCAACGCCACCATCATGTATGGAG CAATGCTGCAGGCCGATGATGAGGATGACGCTATGGACCAGCAGATGAAGAGTCCCTTCGGTTCATCCTTCAGAACCTTCGATGCTACGGACTACAAGCCCATTA ccaCAGTGGACGTAAAGAGGAACATCTTTGACCTGTGCACCGACACCAAAGACTGCTACCTGGCTGTCATTGAG AACCAGGACACAGTGAGCTTGGACACGGTGTGTCGTCTGTACGAGGTTGGACGACAGAAACTGGCAGAAGAGGGAGACGATGATGATCAG GATGAGGACCAGGACGATGATGATTCCTCAGACtcagatgatgatgacgatgatgacgatgatgatatGGACACAGATCCGCTCTTAGAGGAACTGGCCAATAACGACGACCCGGAAAATGAAAGCGGACAAAACACTCCCACAGAAGAAGAG ATTGCAGATCTTCTCGGCAGCAACAGCGATGATGCAAACAGTGAAGATGACTCAGCAGACACAGACCATTCATACAGAAGTGATGGTGGAACTGACTCATCTGGCAATCCACATA TGTACTCCGAACCATCAGATGATGAAATTGAGATCCTCCGGGCCCTCAGCGAAAGATGGTTCTCCTGA
- the LOC141768603 gene encoding DDB1- and CUL4-associated factor 1-like isoform X4 — translation MSSQEEEPPSDISAVLSSALALSSALASAVSAAMAVAMPVDAKADLAALLDEWEVAQQGTTEQLVSILTKISELIERETEEYHKADPDPFDDRHPGRADPDCMLGQLLKMLFMNDDFTNALMDTYIMTSRELSLNTAACRLLQNIMPGLETAVVFQEKEGLVEKLFTWAREAERPLCVYATGLLARAMSNQEVAVSYREENAQLVPIMILRLRELQTEEAKSHISPAKMPQNLPQDSQVEATQTSSISTDQQDKTEGEDVGEDGERKERDGEGSRSASKANSKSLPRLCSAQKNGGPSPTRLLPDFVYQARSAPSPAPRETEDRQDGRGGGGLGKRRAVMENGRKAKQKLNFTSSSYRNEEEAERNDSSEQPASSASWSEMSSMVIGSEYCLSPLSPAMEQRLILQYLTPLGDYQELLAVFMQLDTRSLLMNYIDLRQTKNVQLTFDALLYLASLLLHKKFAAEFITHGGVQKLLEIPRPSMAATGVSLCLYYLAYNQDAMERVCTLPDGVLSDMVSYALWLLESSHASGVCHATMFFSISFSFRAVLQLFDHQDGLRRLVNLVSTLQILNTGNEVSIMSDDQVFANRQTAKHTCMALRRYFEAHLAVKAEQVKQSLHTSDEGTIVPQQPFYKAYTYTREQTIEMMEFLIECGPPQLYWEPVEVFYKLSCVPLMLQLISAACDWRTYYGRSDTVRYALDILAILMVVPKVQLVLADTVEVHDETRSAVSTVGMSIILGVVEGEVFVNDAEIQKSSLQVIINCVCAPDQSLNTVGAFAVAPLRPTLHPQQPPAPHNRVLAHMWQMVQNNNGIKVLLSLLTVKMPITDADLIRALACKALVGLSRSSAIRQIISKLPLFTSSHIQQLMKEPVLQDKRSEHVRFCRYAAELTERVSGKPLLMGTDVSLARLQRANVVAQSRITFSERELFMLIRNHLVAKGLHDTANTLIKEANLSLGSLCPNSSCCVTPPPCSSSPMIPRTCRLAGGIAARISGHVGTSPLSSVAVASSSSSSTTPSSSRSLVIPHPLCSASSNCTQPPPPPTPHPASHGQSTHLVGRILFTRERPVAHCNSGKKLRSLKQKSDHGAFIQTPAMKKQLERHLPSPPTLDSIITEYLREQHARCPNPVTTCPPFSLFTPHRCPEPKQRRQASPNFTARLGSRVLYPKYGGVDRGCLDRHLIFSRFRPMSVFHEGDGDESGFTCCAFSARERFLMLGTCSGHLKFYNVFSGEEEANYTCHSSAITNLEPSRDGKLLLTSASWSVPLSALWSMDGVFSLKNSFVNDHYVEFSKHSQDRVIGTEDQVAHIYDIQTGQKTLTLNDPALANNYKRNCSTFNPTDDLVLNDGVLWDVRASQAIHKFDKFNMNISGVFHPNGLEVIINTEVWDLRTFHLLHTVPALDQCRLVFNSNATIMYGAMLQADDEDDAMDQQMKSPFGSSFRTFDATDYKPITTVDVKRNIFDLCTDTKDCYLAVIENQDTVSLDTVCRLYEVGRQKLAEEGDDDDQDEDQDDDDSSDSDDDDDDDDDDMDTDPLLEELANNDDPENESGQNTPTEEEIADLLGSNSDDANSEDDSADTDHSYRSDGGTDSSGNPHMYSEPSDDEIEILRALSERWFS, via the exons gaagGTCTGGTTGAGAAGTTGTTCACCTGGGCTCGTGAAGCAGAGCGGCCGCTGTGCGTCTACGCTACGGGCCTGCTGGCAAGAGCCATGAGCAACCAGGAAGTGGCGGTCAGCTACAGAGAGGAGAACGCTCAGCTG GTGCCAATCATgattctgcgcctgcgtgagctGCAAACTGAAGAGGCCAAGAGTCATATCAGTCCTGCCAAGATGCCCCAGAATCTACCTCAGGACTCTCAGGTTGAAGCCACCCAAACCTCAAGCATCTCAACAGACCAGCAGGACAAGACTGAGGGGGAAGACGtgggagaggatggagagagaaaagagagagacggagagggcaGCAGGTCAGCGTCGAAGGCTAATTCCAAATCTTTGCCACGGCTCTGTTCGGCACAGAAAAACGGTGGACCCAGCCCCACGCGGCTGCTTCCAGACTTTGTTTACCAAGCGAGGTCGGCCCCAAGCCCTGCTCCCAGGGAGACGGAGGACAGACAGGacggaagaggaggaggaggactagGGAAGAGACGGGCAGTAATGGAGAACGGGAGGAAGGCCAAGCAGAAACTCaatttcacctcctcctcctacaggaacgaggaggaggcggagagaAACGATTCCAGCGAGCAGCCGGCCAGCAGCGCCTCCTGGTCCGAGATGAGCTCCATGGTGATCGGCTCCGAGTACTGCCTTTCACCGCTGAGCCCGGCCATGGAGCAGAGGCTCATCCTGCAGTATCTGACGCCGCTCGGAGATTACCAGGAG TTGCTCGCCGTCTTCATGCAGCTGGACACCCGGTCGTTGCTGATGAACTACATAGACCTCAGGCAGACCAAAAATGTCCAGCTCACCTTTGATGCCCTCCTG TATCTGGCCTCGCTGCTCCTCCACAAGAAGTTTGCAGCAGAGTTCATCACCCACGGAGGAGTGCAGAAACTCCTGGAGATCCCGCGGCCTTCTATGGCAGCGACTGGAGTTTCTCTCTGCTTGTACTACCTGGCATACAATCAAGATGCTATGGAGAGG gtgtgcACGCTCCCAGACGGCGTGCTGTCAGACATGGTGTCCTACGCTCTTTGGCTGCTGGAGTCGTCCCACGCTTCAGGCGTCTGCCACGCCACCATGTtcttctccatctctttctccttcAGAGCGGTGCTGCAGCTATTCGACCATCAGGACGGCCTGCGCAGGCTTGTCAACTTG GTCAGTACTTTGCAGATCCTTAACACAGGGAACGAGGTGTCCATAATGAGTGATGACCAGGTGTTCGCCAACCGACAGACAGCCAAACATACCTGCATGGCCCTGCGCAG GTACTTTGAGGCTCACCTGGCAGTGAAGGCTGAACAGGTCAAACAGTCTCTGCACACATCAGACGAAGGTACCATTGTTCCCCAGCAGCCATTTTATAAG GCATATACGTACACCAGAGAGCAGACTATTGAGATGATGGAGTTTCTCATCGAGTGTGGACCTCCTCAGCTCTACTGGGAACCGGTAGAGGTTTTCTACAAACTGTCCTGCGTTCCTTTAATGCTGCAGCTCATATCTGCAGCCTGTGACTGGAGGACTTACTATGGCAG aagtgacacagtgCGTTATGCCTTGGACATCCTGGCCATCCTGATGGTGGTTCCCAAGGTCCAGTTGGTGCTGGCGGACACGGTAGAAGTTCACGACGAAACCAGGTCGGCTGTCTCCACTGTGG GTATGAGCATCATCCTGGGTGTCGTCGAGGGCGAGGTGTTTGTCAATGATGCTGAGATCCAGAAGTCTTCACTTCAA GTGATAATAAACTGTGTGTGCGCTCCAGACCAGAGCCTGAACACTGTGGGTGCTTTTGCTGTCGCCCCCCTCAGGCCGACCCTCCACCCCCAGCAGCCGCCCGCTCCCCACAATAGAGTGCTGGCCCACATGTGGCAAATGGTGCAGAACAACAATGGTATAAAG GTGCTTCTGTCTCTGTTGACGGTGAAGATGCCCATCACAGATGCAGACCTGATCCGTGCTCTGGCCTGCAAGGCTCTGGTTGGACTCTCCCGCAGCTCAGCGATCAGACAGATCATCAGCAAACTGCCGCTTTTCACCAGCAGCCACATCCAACAG CTGATGAAGGAACCAGTGCTGCAGGACAAACGAAGCGAGCACGTCCGTTTCTGCCGATATGCCGCCGAGCTGACCGAGCGAGTGTCGGGCAAGCCTCTCCTCATGGGCACCGACGTCTCATTGGCTCGTCTGCAGAGGGCTAACGTGGTCGCCCAGTCACGGATCACCTTCTCTGAGAGGGAACTCTTCATGCTGATCAGAAACCACCTCGTGGCTAAAGGGCTCCACGACACGGCCAACACGCTCATTAAAGAGGCAAATCTGTCCTTAGGATCCCTCTGTCCGAACTCTTCATGCTGTGTCACACCTCCCCCCTGCTCCTCTTCCCCAATGATTCCCAGGACTTGCCGGTTAGCTGGCGGGATCGCAGCTCGCATTTCCGGCCATGTTGGAACTTCTCCTTTGTCCTCAGTTGCTgtagcctcctcctcctcctcctccactactccctcttcctctcgtTCCCTCGTCATTCCTCACCCCTTATGCTCCGCTTCGTCTAACTGCactcagcctcctcctcctcctactcctcatCCCGCATCTCACGGGCAGAGCACACATCTGGTTGGCCGGATTTTGTTCACACGGGAACGCCCGGTGGCCCATTGCAACTCAGGAAAAAAACTTCGCTCACTGAAACAGAAGTCTGACCACGGTGCTTTCATACAG ACTCCAGCCATGAAGAAGCAGCTGGAGCGCCACCTTCCTTCCCCCCCAACCCTCGACAGCATCATCACCGAGTACCTGAGGGAACAACACGCCCGCTGCCCCAACCCTGTCACCACCTGCCCCCCCTTTTCCCTTTTCACCCCCCACCGCTGCCCCGAGCCCAAGCAGAGGCGACAGGCATCGCCCAACTTCACCGCTCGCCTGGGGAGCAGGGTGCTGTACCCGAAATATGGAGGTGTGGACAGAGGGTGTCTGGATAGACATCTGATATTCAGCAG GTTTCGTCCGATGTCAGTCTTCCACGAGGGCGACGGAGACGAGAGCGGTTTCACCTGTTGTGCCTTTTCAGCCCGCGAGCGTTTCCTGATGCTGGGAACCTGTTCTGGTCACCTCAAGTTCTACAATGTCTTCTCTGGGGAAGAGGAGGCCAACTACACCTGCCACTCATCGGCCATCACAAACCTTGAACCTTCCAGG GATGGGAAATTGCTACTCACCTCTGCTTCTTGGAGTGTCCCCTTATCTGCTCTCTGGAGTATGGATGGTGTCTTCAGCTTGAA GAACTCATTTGTAAACGACCACTACGTCGAGTTCAGTAAACACTCTCAGGACAGAGTCATCGGCACCGAGGACCAAGTCGCACAC ATTTACGACATCCAGACGGGTCAGAAGACTCTGACCTTGAACGACCCCGCCCTGGCCAATAACTACAAGAGGAACTGCTCCACCTTCAACCCCACCGACGACCTGGTGCTAAATGACGGAGTGCTGTGGGACGTGAGGGCGTCACAGGCCATCCATAAGTTTGACAAGTTCAACATGAACATCAGCGGCGTCTTCCATCCGAACGGCCTGGAGGTCATCATCAACACCGAGGTG TGGGACCTGAGGACCTTCCACCTCCTGCACACTGTCCCTGCCCTGGACCAGTGCAGACTGGTCTTCAACAGCAACGCCACCATCATGTATGGAG CAATGCTGCAGGCCGATGATGAGGATGACGCTATGGACCAGCAGATGAAGAGTCCCTTCGGTTCATCCTTCAGAACCTTCGATGCTACGGACTACAAGCCCATTA ccaCAGTGGACGTAAAGAGGAACATCTTTGACCTGTGCACCGACACCAAAGACTGCTACCTGGCTGTCATTGAG AACCAGGACACAGTGAGCTTGGACACGGTGTGTCGTCTGTACGAGGTTGGACGACAGAAACTGGCAGAAGAGGGAGACGATGATGATCAG GATGAGGACCAGGACGATGATGATTCCTCAGACtcagatgatgatgacgatgatgacgatgatgatatGGACACAGATCCGCTCTTAGAGGAACTGGCCAATAACGACGACCCGGAAAATGAAAGCGGACAAAACACTCCCACAGAAGAAGAG ATTGCAGATCTTCTCGGCAGCAACAGCGATGATGCAAACAGTGAAGATGACTCAGCAGACACAGACCATTCATACAGAAGTGATGGTGGAACTGACTCATCTGGCAATCCACATA TGTACTCCGAACCATCAGATGATGAAATTGAGATCCTCCGGGCCCTCAGCGAAAGATGGTTCTCCTGA